The genome window TTGGGCATAGTGAACGAAATAGAGTAATTCAAGAGCGTTTCCAGCATTCAGGTGAAACAATAAGCAGGCATTTCAATAACGTACTAAAGGCAATTAAGTCATTGGCACGGGAGTTCCTTCAGCCTCCACCACTCACTACTCCTCCTGAGATCCTGAAAAGCAACAGACTCTACCCATATTTCAAGGTAAATTGATCAGACTtgccttcttttttcttttgccaGCTACCTGTTTTCTCTTCCATTTTCTATGGATATAAATCAAATTTTGAGCTAAATAGATTCTTTCTTCAGGATTGCATTGGTGTAATAGATGGTTTGCATATTCCTGCTCATGTACCAGCCAAGGACCAAGCCCGTTTTCGTAACAAAAAAGGTTACTTATCACAAAATGTGTTGGCTGCTTGCACATTTGACCTCCAATTCATATTTGTCTATCCTGGTTGGGAAGGCTCAGCTGTGGATTCACGCGTATTAAGAGCAGTTCTTGATGATCCAGACCAGAACTTTCCTCCAATTCCTGAAGGTGATTTTCATTTAAATGGCCTCATGTATTCCCTTATTTTCTGTTtgcatattattttttcttgtttgtTCCTAGAAATGTTTGTCCATTATGTacttaaaaatgtatttatcaTGTAGGAAAATATTATCTTGTTGATATGGGTTATTTCAATTCTGAGGGCTTCGTTGCACCATTTGAAGGAGCTCGGTATCGCCTCCAAGAATATAGGGGTGCTAATCAATTACCAAGAAAtgcaaaagaattatttaataACCGTCATGCATCATTAGGAAATGCCATTCAAAAGTCATTTCATGTGTTGAAAACAAGATTCCCCATCCTCACAATTGCTACTCAATATGCTTTTCAGACACAAAGGGATATTGTCATAGCAGCATGTGTGATTCACAATTTCATTCGCCGTGAGGAAAGAAACGATTGGTTGTTTAATGGTGTTGAAGGAAAAATTGTCGAAGAATTGCCCGATGAAGATGACCAACTTGATCCCTTATTATCTCTGCCCAATCAAGAACCGATGGGATACGACTCCCGTGACATAATTGCTGCTGAGATGTGGAATGACTTCATCAATGTCTGGGATCAGTGGTGATATTTTGGTTGACATTGAAGGCAAATGTTCGACTGAGAAATCATTCTCTTGCAAGGTATTGTTCGGAAGATTCAAGTGAGGTTCTTTTCACTTGATTTCCATAAGTCCGAGTATGATATCTACGGCAATGCAATGCCAGGATTCTAACATTATTGCAAGTTACCAGGTCAGTGCCTTTACAGTAGTTTTATTAAAACTACCAAATAGAGGTTGTTGGCAACATTCCTGGGTATTCTTCTGTTATGAACTTATATTAACAATCACTGCTATATTGCAGTAGGCAGGTACCATGGCTATATCTGTAGTTGATAAGTAAATTATGTAGTTGAACATGGTGAAATCCGTCTGTTGAGTTTCATACAGTTGCATGTATTTGGAGAGTTACGTGTCCCAATTTCTTTTCCCCTTCTATACCTTTTACTATGATTTATTTGTTAGAAACAATATTTGGGGGCTTCCCAACTTATACCTTGAAACAGAAAACTATAGCAAATAATTTTCCAGTGCTTTAGATTTCTAATTTTGTACTTCCTAATGTTTGTCTGCTAACTATGGGTGCTAATTAGGTGTCAATGTAGGCCATGCTtattgaccatggtccacaactgtgtggaccagaCCATGTCTATCCATAGGGTATATTATTTTCTATGCATAGGGtatattacttttaatgtaTAGAGTAcattaatattcattatttgaatgtgtacaaaatagtatgaaaatattttaaaagtttattatcTATATGCATAAGGTTCACTATTCGGATGCATAGTATTCATTATTTGAACATGTACAAACTGATTGAGAGTTGATTACATAGGCATATATGTTCTAAGCTCATTTTTGTTATGCATGAGGTTTATTATTTGTCGAGCATTATGGACTATACTACCCCTTTTACTTAGAATTTGATACTCAGTAAATTTAACTATTTGCATCAATAAGGTTCACTAtttgagttttcaaaaaaaggtTCACTATTTGTAATGCATAAAGTTTactatttgttttattatattttgatgcatggtccaTAGAAAAATTTGCCCAATGTAGGTTTATGGGCTGACTTGTGGGTCAGATTTGTTTGTCCTTAACAGGTTGTTATGgcatggactcgggtccaccttgcaaggtgaactcgggtccatttttacaattttagaactctatgttaacaattttagaattttatatttacaattacaaaattttgtattcaacagtataacacaattttgaaTCAATATagcaaaattgtgaatattgagtaatgtgattttgtatattgagatttaaaattgtgaatatagtattttaaaattgtgaacatagagttttaaaattgtgaacatggactcgggtccaccttgtaaggtggactcgggtccatagcataatttgccgtccCTAACTCGCcaacaaattttattgtggatcgTAATTTACATAGTTGTGTGAATCATGCATCAAAATAcattacacaaataatgaaccttatGTATACAAATTAGTAGTAAATACGCACCATGTTCTATTGTATAATGCCCAATAAACAACAAAAAGTTAGTGATGAAAACTTTTAGTAGTTTTTGCAACTACATGAATTATgttgatggattttaataatcCGGGTAGTCCGAATTATAAAACCCGATTAAATAATGGGGGTATGACAAACTAATGGACCATAAGTATACCGCGGGGTAAAATGTATATTGAATTACGTAATGCTATAACAGAGGTAAACAATGTAATGACAAGACAAATGTGATGAAAGTAAGTGAAGACGTCCTAACAAGACAACCAGCGAGCTTTTATATCAGCCCAAGGCGTAACTGATCTGGAGAACGCAGGGAAACACGCCTAATGTCCGGGTCGTAACCGTCGCCACGAGACTCGGTCCACGCGCAGAGCAAAAACCCCCACCACTAGGCCGAGGGCTAACCTCGGCCCAGTGGCGGGTTCGGCCGAGGCCGAGCGCTGCGGCCTCGGTCGAGCCCGGACGCTCAGCCGGGCTGAGCGTGCCGTGGGCCACGCTCGGCCTCAGCCGAGCCCAGACGCTTAGCCGGGCTGAGCGTCGCGGTCCCAGCCGCGATCCACGCTCAGCCACGCCCGAGCGTGCCTAGCTCGTGGCCGAGGGCTGACCTCGGCCACGTGGCTGCCCCCGAGTCGCTCGTTCCGATCCCCTTTTGCCTCGTTCGTGTTCCGCACCCGgtcctaattattccatcatcagtccccTACTCTCTGAGTTGCGAGACTTCGGCAACGAAAGAGAGTAAACACGAACTATTTATAAGCTTTCGCATCAGGTTGGGTCAGAGTCCGCCCCAACTGGAGTCCTTACTGTACTGGAGTGTTATTCGCGAGTGAAATTCTATCTCCACAATTGTTCTTATCTGTCTAGGAGTTCAATTTCCTTCAAAACTCTTATACCTCCCAGGCTATAAATACTCCCACACCATCCCAACACTTTTCACCATCTCATCATCTTTTTTACcccaaatttaaatattgaatttccCCCTTCTTTCCCCCTATATAAACCCCTCTTAcccccttcattttttttctccccACACCACAACATTACTTCTTCCCCCCTCTCTCTACATTCCATCCCGCCAAAACACCACCGAACCACCGCCCAAGCCGCCGTCGGATTGCCACCGAACCACCGCCGGCCGTCGTCGAACCGCCGCCGCTGCCGAGCCACCGCCGAGCGCCGCCGCAGCTGAGTGCCGAGCGCCGAAGCCGAGCGTCTGCAGCCGAGGCCGAGCGTCCCTAGCCCGTGTCACCCGCTCGAGTGCGTCCACCCTTCGCGTCTCCCTTAGAGTTGGTTAGTAGTCCTTCCCCCTCTCTTCACGTTCCAAGCTTGATTCCCTTCTAGCGTCTAAGTTTCGTTTAGCTTGCATGCACTCTTCTTCGTACGACCCGTACGAGAGTTTGCTAGATTCCATAGACCGCTCCGAACTCCTCTCCTCGAGCGAGGAAGCTCTCACTTACGAAAATTTCCCCCACCCCTTCGACGAGTTCAACGAGCCTTCCGTGAACCTCATGGACGTCGCTC of Ipomoea triloba cultivar NCNSP0323 chromosome 3, ASM357664v1 contains these proteins:
- the LOC116011916 gene encoding uncharacterized protein LOC116011916 isoform X1 — protein: MDDVDIELDEMELVAAAAGYYYYNCISKQPSRGVQSKGSGFMSELLNGPEDVCRDMLRMDKHVFQKLCDVLRQRGLLRDTSGVSIEEQLAIFLSIVGHSERNRVIQERFQHSGETISRHFNNVLKAIKSLAREFLQPPPLTTPPEILKSNRLYPYFKDCIGVIDGLHIPAHVPAKDQARFRNKKGYLSQNVLAACTFDLQFIFVYPGWEGSAVDSRVLRAVLDDPDQNFPPIPEGKYYLVDMGYFNSEGFVAPFEGARYRLQEYRGANQLPRNAKELFNNRHASLGNAIQKSFHVLKTRFPILTIATQYAFQTQRDIVIAACVIHNFIRREERNDWLFNGVEGKIVEELPDEDDQLDPLLSLPNQEPMGYDSRDIIAAEMWNDFINVWDQW
- the LOC116011916 gene encoding uncharacterized protein LOC116011916 isoform X2; the encoded protein is MDDVDIELDEMELVAAAAGYYYYNCISKQPSRGVQSKGSGFMSELLNGPEDVCRDMLRMDKHVFQKLCDVLRQRGLLRDTSGVSIEEQLAIFLSIVGHSERNRVIQERFQHSGETISRHFNNVLKAIKSLAREFLQPPPLTTPPEILKSNRLYPYFKDCIGVIDGLHIPAHVPAKDQARFRNKKGYLSQNVLAACTFDLQFIFVYPGWEGSAVDSRVLRAVLDDPDQNFPPIPEDTKGYCHSSMCDSQFHSP